The DNA segment CACTCAAAATCGAGCCACCCAGCAGACTAATAATTTCGCCTCGGCTACGGCGTGGTTCGCTTGTTAGTTCCAGATTATTTGTTAATTCACTGGCTGGACCTGTCGCCCTTGCTTGTACGCGAACGGTGCGTAAAGTTCCGAAGTTGTTAGCAGAAACATCACTGATTTCCGCAGAGAAAGGTGATTCTAAGATGCGATCGCTCCTAGTCGATGCTTCTGGTACAATTGCTACCAGTCGCACGTCTAAAATAGGGTCTAGTCCTTGATTTGGGGTAAATCGTGCGGTTTGTTCATAGCCCCGCGCCAAGGTAAACTCGGTTGTAAACAGGCTGATTCTTCCCCCCGTTAAACGGATGACTCCTTCAGGGAGAGGACTTGCTAAGGTACCATTGATTATTAAATCGCCTTCGGCATCGAAACTAAGTATCGGCTGACTAAAAACCTCTCCCCCTGGTAAAAAACCTAGTAGAGACTGACTGGTGACACGCACATCATCACCCAGATTCAACCGCAAATCTGCAAACTCTACGGGCAAATTCGGTCGAGTTGGTGGTTGCTGTGTGACTGTTGCTTCGGGAATATTGCTATTTAATTCTATAGTTGTGGCACGAGTGTTAGTTTCTGTTGTCGTTGTTTGTTTTGAGTTAGCTGTAGTGTTGCCAATAGTCACTTGACCATTGCTAAGTGTAATCTCACCACCAATTCTAGGTCTGAGTGCTGTTCCCCTAATCACAGCATTACCACTGACATCTCCTGTATATAAGCCTGCAACCTGGAAATTGAGTTGATTTTGGATTGCTACTGTTAGGGGATTAGTTACAGTTTCTCCAGTTGCAAAAATTGGTAGGTTTCCCGATGCAGAAACTAAACCTTGATTATACGTGGCTTGAATCCCCTGGACATTCAACGTATCGCCATTAAACTGTAATGTGCCTGTAACGTTGGTGAGGGGATTGGCTAAAGCTTGAGCGCCAATCGTTGCATTGGTGATTGTGGCATTACCATTAATTATTGGCTGCTCGAAAGTCCCTTGAATGTTGAGATTTACCTGTCCTTGACCATCTACCCAAGTGACTTGATTATTAGTCAAGACATTTAACAGCGCCAAGCCTTCATTGTTCACGCTGGCGTTAACACTAATGTGATTATTATCTGGTGGCTCGGCAACGAAAGGTAACTCGGCTGGTATGCTACCTGCAATTGCAATGGGTTGGGTTCCTGTTAACAGTAAAGTACTGTCAAAATTCACACGAGCATTGTTATAGTCAAAATTTAGTTGCCCTGTTTGTATAGGTTGCTGGTTAAAAGTTGCGTTAGCTAAGGCTACTTCCCCAGTCACCCTGGGTTGTTGTAAACTACCGGCTAAATTAGCGATCGCATTTACTTGTCCTGTAATATCTATAGGATATCGGGTGATAAACGGATCGAAGAGTGATAGAGGTAGACTGTCTACCCTCAACTGTCCCGATAACTCCTCAGTTCCTAACTGTCCTGCAAAAGCCACCAATCCCTGATTTATGCCTATACGTAATGGTGAGAGGGTGACAACACCATCAGCAAAATTACCATTAGCGACGACTTCATTAATTGAGTAATCACCCCATCGCCAATCAGCGCCTTGAAAATCAAAGCCGACATTTAACCCAGTCCGCAACGAACCACTGGCTGTAATTGCCCCACTTAAAGCACCCGTTAATTCTGATAGGCTAGGTAAAGCTGGTGTTTGTTGTCTATCTGCTTGTTGTTGTTGTCTGATGGATGCTTGAATTTTGGCGAAATATTCTAACTGGGTTTGCAAATCTGCATTAGGTAAACGCACAGGCGTAGTGTTGAGTGCTTCCGCACCCGCTAAAGTCGGTGATTCTAAACCCCCACCAAAATCTCCAAAATCAAATATACTAAACGCTTGTAATAGATTTTCAACTCTCGTTTGATTTAAGTTAGCTTGTAGTTGAAAGCTGGGGTCATTGCCTGCTTGCAAACTGCCACTAACAGCGATGTTACTATCACCTAACCTTAATAACCCGTTAGCTAAACTAGCAGTACCATCAGCGTAGTTAATATTACCGCGAAATTCGTCGGCTGAGGCTCTGGCAATCCGGGGATTAGCAATTGCCACATCTCCAGCTACGGCATAAGTATTTAAATTAACAACTAAATTCCCCGATAACTCTCCGCCCAAAGGTCTGAATTGATTATTAGGTAGAAAACCACTCACCAGAGCGATGGGGAACTGTTGAGCGTTGATGATTAAGTTATCTCCCTCGGTTCTACCTGTCGTGACAGCGCCAGCACGTTGGACTAAAAACGAACTGGGGCGATAATTGGCATCCAGGTTTAGGGCTATCTTGTCTTGCGTCCCGGCGAGTCGCAAACTCGCCCCTTGTCCTCCTTGAAAATTCACATTACCAGTTAAAACCGGGTCAAATGCCAAACTACCCACATTGAAATTGCGTAGCCGGATATTGCCCCTAGCCGCAGGAGTATTGAGAGTGCCGGTCACTTGTCCATTAAAATCCAGTAACCCAGCTATTGCTACATCTCCAGGGGTTTGAAAACCAGTTTTACTGAGGTCAAAATTCTGCGCGCGGACATTCAAATTCAAGCCTGCGATTTGGGGTGTACCCGTTTGAGGTAATTGTACAGCGATCGCACCACTCGCAGTTAATCCCGGAGTTGTGGCACGTTGTACTATAATCTGCTTGCCATTCCATTGAAATTGGGCGGTAATTGGTTGCGCTAACTGTGCCAACCCTTGAGAAGCGTTGATTTGTCCTGCGGCGCGAATATCTGCTAGTTGGAAAGATGCTGTCGTCCCTGCCAATTGAATGTTACTGCTGAGTCGTCCTTGCAGTTGGGGAGAAAAGCGGTTGAGTTGAATTTGGTCAGCATTAGCCACGGCTTGCCAGCGACCATCATTTAAACTGACATTCCTCAGGTTAACTGCACCCCCAGCCACCTTCAAATTTGCTTGACCGTTAGCTTGGATAGTTGAGGGTTGGAAAGAAGCCGTGCTACCTGACAAATTAAATACCGCATTGCTTAACACTCCCTGAAACTGGGGCGGTATCTGCTCAAATCGGTCGAGTTGAATTTGGGAAACATTCGCCACCGCTTGCCAACGCCCAGCATTGAGGTTGACATTCCTCAGGTTGACTGTACCACCTGCCACATTTAGGTTTGCTCGTCCTGTAGCTTGGATGGTTGAGGGTTGGAAAGAAGCCGTGCTACCTGACAAATTAAATACCGCATTGCTTAACACTCCCTGAAACTGGGTTGGTATCTGCTCAAATCGGTCGAGTTGAATTTGGGAAACATTCGCCACCGCTTGCCAGCGTTGTTGAGCAACCCGACCTGTAGCCCTAATTGTACCGCCTGCCACATTCAAAACAGCACTGGGTAAAAGCAGATTATTTCCTTGTTGAGCAACAACAATTTCTCCTGTAGTGGGATAGGTAGCCGTTGGTGCTTGCACTTGTGTCACCGCCCGCAAATTGCCCAGAGTGCCAGAAACTCTAGCATTTGCCGATACATTACCAACTTTGACGGCTGCGTTTGTCTTCGTCAGTTCATCCCCCGGTAAATTTTGGGCTTGAATATTCAACGAAACGTTACCTTGGGGCGCAAGTTGGACTTGACCACTCCCGACAATTTGCCCCCCGGCTGGTGGTTGTACTTGAACACTAGAAATATTCAGTGCTAAAGGCTGTTGTCCCAAAGAACCAGTGATTTTTGCCCTAGCGGAGATATTTCCCACCTGAATAGGTGGAGTTATGCCATAACTACGTGACAGTATATCCCCTGAAATACCATCAGCCTGAATATCAAAATTTACATTGCCGCCCAGTTGACCTTGACCACTTCCTGTAATTTGACCACCTGCGGCGGGAATTAATATTAAATTAGGTACAGCAATTTGAGTTGCAGTTTCAGATACACTCAAGCGGAAATTAGTTTTTACGCCTGTAAATAGAACGCGGTCAACTTGAATCGGTTTGATACTGCTGGCTGTACCACTCAGAATAGGTTGCTCTAATGCACCTTGGACTTTAATATCTGCTGTTACTTCCCCTGCTGCGGGGATTGGGGAATTTACCTTGAGGGTGTCTAAGAGTTGTTTGACACTAACCGACTTTACTTGAGCCGCCAGATTAAAACCTGTTTGAGTATTAACTGTGCCATTTGCGAACAAGGGAACTTGACCAAAGTTTGTCCTCAAATTCTCTAAAGCAATAGTCTGTCCTTGAAATATTAATCTGCCATTGGCTTTAGAAAAAGGTTGCGGAAGATTTTGAACTTTAGCTGTAACTTGATTGGCGGTGGCCGTTCCCGTAATCGATATTTCTGATTGATTGGCGGGAATCTGGGCTGCTAAGTCCGCGTCAATCCGCCCAGATTGAAAGACAATTGGCAACTGAACTAAACGACTGACATCTGATGCTAGTAAGCTTTGCGCTACAACCTGAACATTAGTAAGTTGTGTTTTTGGTTGCGTTTCACCGGAGATTTGAACTGTTCCTCCCCTGGTGAGTTGACCATTAATTTGATAACCTATTCTCTCGTTATCAGGCGAAAATCGGGCAACACCACCGACCTGCGTTAGTACAACCGAGCCTTGCGGTTTAGTTGGTGCGGAGGCTGATAATAATTCAATATTTCCATCAACAATATTTAGGGTTTGCAACTGAGTCTGGATTGCTCCACTTCCTTCACCTGTCTTTACTTCAGCCATCACCCAACGACCATCTTGCTCCTGTTGAATATAGACATTTGGTTTAACTAAGGTGACATCTAATACTAGCGTCCGAGTGACAAGAATTTGCCACGGGGAAAACTGCACATCTACAGCTTGTGCTGTTACTGTATCAGGATCGGTAGGGGTTGCTGGTATTGATAGAGAGCTAAATCTGAGGCTGGAGAGGGTAAAACCTTCGACTTGCCCTAATTTTATAGAACGTCCGAGCAATTGCTCTAAATTTGTCTCAACTAAAGGTGCTAAATCGTTATATATGTAATTTCTCGCCCACCAAGCACCAGTAGCGATTCCTCCTAGCGCCATGACTCCTAATACCAGACTGGCTCGTCTGGCAAGAATTAGAGATAAACGGCGGTGATTTGGAGAGCGCGTCATTTCCGTTACTAAATATTGTTATTGAGTAACAAATGATTTATTACCCCACAATAAAATAGTGGTTTTACGCTTTGGGAACAACTCTTGAAAGATAGAGTTAGTATTTCCCTCTAATGAGGATTGACAATTGGTTATTAGTCAACACTTACAACTTTAATTAGAAACTCTGGCGCAAGATGCCCCAGCACCTCCTGGATCAGCGAAAACAGCCAGGGTGTGATATTCTGGCGGGGTATCTTTATAAAGAACTTTAAAAGTATAAAGTTTGCTTTGACCTTGAGCTTCAGTAATTACTGTTAAAAGTGTATTGTCGGTACTCCGCACACCCGGAAGATTGAGTTTAGGAATCCGTCGCAGTTGAATAACATTAGCGGCTGAGTTTTGACAATTAGCACCGCTTTCTGGGCCAAACTGCATACACATGGGGCCGTCAAAGTCTAGTGTTACCTGAGAAGGATCATTTAACCAAACTTTGCGAATTTTTTCGCCTGCGGGAATAAAGCTTAGGTTTGTCCCTTGTTCGTACCAGACTTTGATAGTCGGGACTAATCCACCTAAACCTTGTGCTTGGCAGGAAAAAATAGAACGCAGAACAGAATTTTCAGCTACAGCACGACTTCCCAGTAAAACGATCGCACCAGAAAAAATCCAAGTAGCTAAAGACAAAGGAGAAAAATTATTTTTAGCCTTCATGAAACGAATGAAAAATTACTTAAAGTTGTATTGGTTGATTGACATATATTTCTACTTCGGTTCCAGCGCCAAGAAGCCAAACATTCGTTTGCTGCATCATTTGGGCGATCGCCTGTTGATTACGCTGGGAAATTTGCGGGACGACGGAGTTTAAACCACCTTCCACAATCCCGGCCGCTAAGTTGCGTTGGGGGTTACTGCTGCTAATTGTGGTTCCAGCACTAGTAGAAGTTGTTACTTGGGATTCTGTGCGGTTAAATAACTCTGCGGCTTTAGCCACACCACCTAAAATAAACAAACCTGCATCCATGCCGGCAATAGATGAACCGCGATCAGGATATTGGCGTGCTAATAAAGGAGAACCTTGAGACCCCCGAATTGCCAGCGCATTGTTGGGTATATCTCTTTCCGAGAGTTCGCCATTATTCTCCACAATCATTTTGGCGATGTTGAGTTGCATCACCCCTTGTTCGGAAACCGATCGCACTTCAGTTAATAACTCCGTATTGGCAGGTAAGGCGATCGTTCCATCCACGCCTTTGAGGGGTTCTCTTAAGCGAACAACAAACAAATTTTTATTTTCGTTGTTGTCGTCATTGTTACCTCTCCCTCTGGTTGTTTCTCCAAAGACAGCTGTTGCCAACACAGCTTTTGCACTAGTTCCCACCTTCAATGATTGTGGGCTGCGGGATTGCCTTTGACTGATCAGCGAACTTGATGGTTGTGGCGGTTGTTCTCCATTAGAATTCGCGGTCGGCCGTGGGACATTAAGTGGCGGCGGACTAGAGACAGTCATACTTGGTTGATCTACAGCACTTGCTTGACCATAACTACCTAACTTAGCCATCCTCGACCATTCTTCCCAAGGATTGGGAGGGGTGGG comes from the Nostoc sp. PCC 7120 = FACHB-418 genome and includes:
- a CDS encoding translocation/assembly module TamB domain-containing protein, with protein sequence MTRSPNHRRLSLILARRASLVLGVMALGGIATGAWWARNYIYNDLAPLVETNLEQLLGRSIKLGQVEGFTLSSLRFSSLSIPATPTDPDTVTAQAVDVQFSPWQILVTRTLVLDVTLVKPNVYIQQEQDGRWVMAEVKTGEGSGAIQTQLQTLNIVDGNIELLSASAPTKPQGSVVLTQVGGVARFSPDNERIGYQINGQLTRGGTVQISGETQPKTQLTNVQVVAQSLLASDVSRLVQLPIVFQSGRIDADLAAQIPANQSEISITGTATANQVTAKVQNLPQPFSKANGRLIFQGQTIALENLRTNFGQVPLFANGTVNTQTGFNLAAQVKSVSVKQLLDTLKVNSPIPAAGEVTADIKVQGALEQPILSGTASSIKPIQVDRVLFTGVKTNFRLSVSETATQIAVPNLILIPAAGGQITGSGQGQLGGNVNFDIQADGISGDILSRSYGITPPIQVGNISARAKITGSLGQQPLALNISSVQVQPPAGGQIVGSGQVQLAPQGNVSLNIQAQNLPGDELTKTNAAVKVGNVSANARVSGTLGNLRAVTQVQAPTATYPTTGEIVVAQQGNNLLLPSAVLNVAGGTIRATGRVAQQRWQAVANVSQIQLDRFEQIPTQFQGVLSNAVFNLSGSTASFQPSTIQATGRANLNVAGGTVNLRNVNLNAGRWQAVANVSQIQLDRFEQIPPQFQGVLSNAVFNLSGSTASFQPSTIQANGQANLKVAGGAVNLRNVSLNDGRWQAVANADQIQLNRFSPQLQGRLSSNIQLAGTTASFQLADIRAAGQINASQGLAQLAQPITAQFQWNGKQIIVQRATTPGLTASGAIAVQLPQTGTPQIAGLNLNVRAQNFDLSKTGFQTPGDVAIAGLLDFNGQVTGTLNTPAARGNIRLRNFNVGSLAFDPVLTGNVNFQGGQGASLRLAGTQDKIALNLDANYRPSSFLVQRAGAVTTGRTEGDNLIINAQQFPIALVSGFLPNNQFRPLGGELSGNLVVNLNTYAVAGDVAIANPRIARASADEFRGNINYADGTASLANGLLRLGDSNIAVSGSLQAGNDPSFQLQANLNQTRVENLLQAFSIFDFGDFGGGLESPTLAGAEALNTTPVRLPNADLQTQLEYFAKIQASIRQQQQADRQQTPALPSLSELTGALSGAITASGSLRTGLNVGFDFQGADWRWGDYSINEVVANGNFADGVVTLSPLRIGINQGLVAFAGQLGTEELSGQLRVDSLPLSLFDPFITRYPIDITGQVNAIANLAGSLQQPRVTGEVALANATFNQQPIQTGQLNFDYNNARVNFDSTLLLTGTQPIAIAGSIPAELPFVAEPPDNNHISVNASVNNEGLALLNVLTNNQVTWVDGQGQVNLNIQGTFEQPIINGNATITNATIGAQALANPLTNVTGTLQFNGDTLNVQGIQATYNQGLVSASGNLPIFATGETVTNPLTVAIQNQLNFQVAGLYTGDVSGNAVIRGTALRPRIGGEITLSNGQVTIGNTTANSKQTTTTETNTRATTIELNSNIPEATVTQQPPTRPNLPVEFADLRLNLGDDVRVTSQSLLGFLPGGEVFSQPILSFDAEGDLIINGTLASPLPEGVIRLTGGRISLFTTEFTLARGYEQTARFTPNQGLDPILDVRLVAIVPEASTRSDRILESPFSAEISDVSANNFGTLRTVRVQARATGPASELTNNLELTSEPRRSRGEIISLLGGSILSDFAQGDATQGLTNFASSTILGGLQGTITAIGQAIGFSEFRIFPTPTTNQESRRASVLDLSAEGVFNLNPNLSVSLSRAFSTTEPLRYNLLYRLSDEILVRGSTNLGNESQFLFEYETRF
- a CDS encoding TrbI/VirB10 family protein, with translation MTPYSTTPETQPKPLTHPEVDAFDWESHMARLVGLAAEPTQEVADTAPNQPSPALPQEVQTEQPLASNPFAKLALVGTGTLVLVVIAGGFLSQLMSANNQKPTQNPAAVSQPEAAATNFNPKPNLEQEVETLKTKLALAEQTQAVKVAQQNLRNAARVSVPPTNAPVTRVAPPTTSTSAPRTVIIERPAQNPYPPAPMPVASSTIPQLPPPPLAQPNSVPTPPNPWEEWSRMAKLGSYGQASAVDQPSMTVSSPPPLNVPRPTANSNGEQPPQPSSSLISQRQSRSPQSLKVGTSAKAVLATAVFGETTRGRGNNDDNNENKNLFVVRLREPLKGVDGTIALPANTELLTEVRSVSEQGVMQLNIAKMIVENNGELSERDIPNNALAIRGSQGSPLLARQYPDRGSSIAGMDAGLFILGGVAKAAELFNRTESQVTTSTSAGTTISSSNPQRNLAAGIVEGGLNSVVPQISQRNQQAIAQMMQQTNVWLLGAGTEVEIYVNQPIQL